GCCACCACGAGCGCTCCCGCGATCCATCCGAGCGGCGCGCGCCACCGGGACCGGCGCGCGTTCGAGTTGTCCGTCATCGATCACCTCCGGCCGCCGGCACGGCGGTCGAGTCTGCGTTCATGAGATCGCGGGCCACCAGCGCCTCTAGGTCGGCCCAGGCTTTGCCCTCGTCGGCCTGGAGCGTGTACAGCGCCTGCTGGTACCGGTTCACCGCCATGCGGTCGTCGAGCACCGTCGTGAAGTCCACCTGTCCCACCCGGTAGCTGGCGAGGGCGGACGTGGCCGCCGCATCGGCCTGCGGAATGACCGTGAAGCGATAGAGCGCGGCCAGCCGCCGCGCGCGCATGAGGGCGGCGTACGCCCCGATCACCGCGGCGCGGGTGTCGGCCTGCGTCACGCGGAGTTCCGCGCTGTTCATGGCCAACATCGCCGCCGCCGCTTCTCGCGCCTTGTCCTGCCGCGAGCGCGCGAACACGGGGATGGACGCGCCGACCATGAGGCTGCCCATGAACGTGTTGGTCATGCCGGCGGTGGGCCGGGCCAACTGGACGCCCACCGCGAGATCGGGCCATACGTCGCGGTCGGCGAGCGCGCGTTGACGGTCGGAGGCCGTGACCGCCGCTTCGCCGGCCCGCACATCGGGCCGGTCGCGCAGCGCGAGCCCGACGAGCGAATCCATCGGGGGGACGTCGACCGGGAACGCCGGCAACACGGGCGACGGCACCGTCGCATCGGCGTCGCGATCGAGTTGGGCATTGAATTGCGCGGCGGTGCCCTGTCGCATGGCCACCAGGCGCAGCGTGTCCTCGCTCATCCGCGCCAGCTCCACCTGCGCGCGGAGCACGTCGGCCTGCTGCGCCTGCCCCACGCGATAGAGCGCCTGCGCCGTGGCTTCGATGTCGGCGAGCAGCGCCGTGGTGCGGCGCGCCACGGCCAGCTGTTGGTCCGATTCATAGAGCGCGTAGAACGCTCCGGCGAGTTCGCGATGCGCGGTCCACAACGCCCCGTCGGCCCGGCGCCGCGACAGCTCGCCCTCGGCGCGGGCCGCCTGTCCGGCGAGCGCGAGTTTGCCCGGCAGCGGGATCATCTGCATGACCTGCAGCTGGATCATGCCCAGCGGGTCCATCGGGCTCAGACCGGGCAGCGCGTAGTTCATGAATCCGAGTTGCACTTGCGGGTCGGGCGGGAGCGACGCGGAGGGAATCATCGCCGCCGTGGCGTCGGCGAAGGCGCGCGCAGCGGCCACGCCCGGATTCCGGGTGGCCAGCGCGCGGTAGGCGTCGCCGAGCCGCAGCACGGTGTCGGCGCCGATGCCCTGCGCCGCGGCGTCCGCCGGCGTGACGAGGCCGATCGCGGCATTGAAGAGGAACACCGCGGTCGCCGCGCGGCACGCGCGACGCCGGATGCGCCGCAGGATGGCTTGCATGATGATTGTTCTCCGCTTGGCGCCCGGGTTCGAAACCAGGACGCGTCCACCACGTGCCCACGATGCGAGATGCGCCGCGGGCGGTTGTCCGCTCAGGTGTGGTGGATCAGGCGCGCGGAGGGGGAGGCTCGGGAGCGCGCACGATGCTCCGCAGCGTCTGCACGCGCATCACCTGCGCGCCGTTCACGACGGGCCACAGGGGCGACGGGGCAGCGACCGACGACGCGAGCGCGGTGACGCCGCACACGCCCATCGCGGCGCAGGCGCCGCAGGGCATGGACGACGGACATGGCGCGCCGTGCGATCCGCCCGGGACCGTCGCGGCCGGGCTACCGGGCGCCGGGGCCATTCCGCCCATCGCGCCCATGTCATTCGCGTTCATCGGACACGCACACGGCCCCGCCGCCGCCAACCCAAGACCCTGGGTGCAGGCGAAGACGAGCATGAGTGCAATGGCACGGCGAACGCGGCGTGGATGCATGGCTGACAATCAATATGGTGGATCCGCGTGCGCGATGTCAGGGAATCTCCGGTGGATGGTCGGGGAGTTTCCGCGACGCCCGACGCCCCGATCCCCGACTGCGCCCGGATCGCCCATGTCCATACGTGCTGGCAACTGATCGTCCATCGGTTGCATGGGACTCGCGGGCCGGCGTCGGCTCCTCCGATCCCGCCACCACTCGAGAGGATGAATTCGATGCCTCGCTCGTCCGTATCGTTCCTGATTGCCGTCGCCGCGGT
This genomic interval from Gemmatimonadaceae bacterium contains the following:
- a CDS encoding TolC family protein, translating into MQAILRRIRRRACRAATAVFLFNAAIGLVTPADAAAQGIGADTVLRLGDAYRALATRNPGVAAARAFADATAAMIPSASLPPDPQVQLGFMNYALPGLSPMDPLGMIQLQVMQMIPLPGKLALAGQAARAEGELSRRRADGALWTAHRELAGAFYALYESDQQLAVARRTTALLADIEATAQALYRVGQAQQADVLRAQVELARMSEDTLRLVAMRQGTAAQFNAQLDRDADATVPSPVLPAFPVDVPPMDSLVGLALRDRPDVRAGEAAVTASDRQRALADRDVWPDLAVGVQLARPTAGMTNTFMGSLMVGASIPVFARSRQDKAREAAAAMLAMNSAELRVTQADTRAAVIGAYAALMRARRLAALYRFTVIPQADAAATSALASYRVGQVDFTTVLDDRMAVNRYQQALYTLQADEGKAWADLEALVARDLMNADSTAVPAAGGDR